The Streptomyces sp. HSG2 genome has a segment encoding these proteins:
- a CDS encoding ATP-binding protein, producing MRRRLIQSTLAVVLVVIAVFGVSLVLVETRTITNTAQERVDLEAARLAGIVDGRRIGTGSVDADVLRGQVTGDRYAEIRVPGQPTITVGTEPEGDVIRGEATGEEGETVVVEEPSSSVTREVGRTLAIIGLVALLAVVAAVLLAVRQANRLTSPFTDLAETAERLGSGDPRPRHRRYGVPELDRVADVLDASAERIARMLTAERRLAADASHQLRTPLTALSMRLEEITVADDPETVREEATIALGQIERLTDVVERLLTHSRDPRSGSAVTFELDDVIQQQIAEWRPAYRSAGRAIVSSGKRHLQAVGTPGAVAQVLAALIENSLMHGGGTVALRTRVTGNQAVVEVTDEGQGVSADLGARIFERTISGRNSTGIGLAVARDLAEADGGRLELLQSKPPVFGLFLSRTPPAKTGSTDRTVR from the coding sequence ATGCGCCGCCGATTGATCCAGTCCACCCTCGCCGTGGTGCTCGTCGTGATCGCCGTCTTCGGGGTCTCGCTCGTCCTCGTGGAGACCAGGACGATCACCAACACCGCCCAGGAACGGGTCGACCTGGAGGCCGCCCGACTCGCCGGCATCGTGGACGGCCGCCGCATCGGCACCGGTTCTGTCGACGCCGACGTCCTGCGCGGACAGGTCACGGGCGACCGATACGCCGAGATCCGCGTCCCGGGACAGCCGACGATCACCGTCGGCACCGAGCCGGAGGGAGACGTCATCCGGGGGGAGGCCACCGGCGAGGAGGGGGAGACCGTCGTCGTCGAGGAGCCCAGTTCCTCAGTCACCCGGGAGGTCGGGCGGACCCTCGCGATCATCGGGCTGGTCGCGCTGCTGGCCGTGGTCGCCGCGGTCCTGCTCGCGGTCCGCCAGGCCAATCGCCTCACCTCGCCGTTCACCGACCTCGCCGAGACCGCCGAGCGGCTCGGTTCCGGCGATCCCCGGCCGCGCCACCGCCGCTACGGCGTCCCCGAGCTGGACCGGGTGGCCGACGTGTTGGACGCGTCGGCGGAACGGATCGCCCGAATGCTGACCGCCGAGCGTCGCCTGGCCGCCGACGCCTCCCACCAGCTCCGCACCCCGCTGACCGCCCTGTCGATGCGCCTGGAGGAGATCACCGTCGCCGACGACCCGGAGACGGTGCGCGAGGAGGCCACGATCGCGCTGGGTCAGATCGAGCGCCTCACGGACGTGGTGGAGCGGTTGCTGACCCACTCCCGCGACCCACGCAGCGGCTCTGCCGTGACCTTCGAACTGGACGACGTGATCCAGCAACAGATAGCCGAGTGGCGGCCTGCCTACCGCAGCGCCGGGCGTGCCATCGTCAGCTCCGGCAAGCGGCATCTCCAGGCGGTCGGCACCCCGGGAGCCGTCGCACAGGTGCTCGCCGCACTGATCGAGAACTCGCTGATGCACGGTGGTGGCACGGTCGCCCTGCGGACCCGGGTGACCGGCAACCAGGCCGTGGTCGAGGTCACCGACGAGGGACAGGGCGTCTCCGCCGACCTCGGGGCGAGGATCTTCGAGCGGACCATCAGCGGACGGAACTCCACGGGCATCGGGCTCGCCGTGGCCCGGGATCTCGCCGAGGCGGACGGCGGGCGACTCGAACTGCTCCAGTCCAAACCGCCGGTCTTCGGACTCTTCCTGTCCCGGACGCCGCCGGCGAAGACGGGTTCCACGGACCGCACCGTCCGCTGA
- a CDS encoding oligopeptide:H+ symporter — protein MASSLTKDSVAPGIPGPEKTFLGHPRGLATLFLTEMWERFSYYGMRALLPLYLVAPGGLGLSLGTATAVYSVYLSLVYLLTMPGGWFGDRVWGPRKTVAIAAAVIMLGHLTLALPAAGTFYAGLGLVAVGSGLLKANISTMVGQLYDGPDDPRRDGGFTVFYMGINLGAFAAPLVIGTVGESVNWHLGFALAALGMALGVTQFLIGSRHLAPRSGVVPKPLTARERTTTLRKAAFWAVLAAVSYTILGLSGHYTLNWILVPLTLLGVIIPVLVLTRIRRDPELDTSERSKMSAYVWFFVAAAVFWMIYDQGGSTLALFADSSTDNTVLGWGFPVSWYQSVNPVLIMALAPVFAFVWLALNRRGREPSTIVKFSFGLVLIGVSFLLFLAPLAIAGSGAQAAAAWMVAIYFVQTVAELLLSPVGLSVTTKMAPAKYASQMMGVWFLAVTAGDATTGLLSLAGVDLNTSGVVAAEAVLALAAGAAIGMYRKRVRALMGDVR, from the coding sequence ATGGCGTCCAGCCTGACGAAGGACTCGGTGGCCCCGGGAATCCCCGGCCCCGAGAAGACCTTCCTCGGCCACCCACGAGGTCTGGCCACCCTCTTCCTGACCGAGATGTGGGAGCGCTTCTCCTACTACGGCATGCGGGCGTTGCTCCCGCTCTACCTGGTCGCACCCGGTGGCCTGGGACTGAGCCTCGGCACCGCGACCGCCGTGTACTCGGTGTACCTGTCGCTGGTGTACCTGCTCACGATGCCCGGCGGCTGGTTCGGCGACCGGGTGTGGGGCCCGCGCAAGACCGTGGCCATCGCCGCCGCCGTCATCATGCTGGGCCATCTGACGCTGGCCCTGCCCGCCGCCGGCACCTTCTACGCGGGTCTCGGCCTGGTGGCGGTCGGCTCGGGTCTGCTGAAGGCCAACATCTCGACCATGGTCGGGCAACTCTACGACGGGCCGGACGACCCCCGCAGAGACGGCGGGTTCACCGTCTTCTACATGGGCATCAACCTCGGCGCCTTCGCCGCGCCGCTGGTCATCGGCACCGTCGGGGAGAGTGTGAACTGGCATCTGGGCTTCGCCCTGGCGGCCCTCGGCATGGCCCTGGGGGTGACCCAGTTCCTGATCGGGAGCCGGCACCTCGCCCCGCGCTCGGGGGTCGTGCCGAAGCCGCTGACGGCGCGGGAGCGGACCACGACCCTGCGCAAGGCCGCCTTCTGGGCCGTCCTCGCGGCGGTCTCCTACACGATCCTGGGGTTGTCGGGTCACTACACCCTGAACTGGATCCTGGTGCCGCTCACGCTGCTCGGCGTGATCATTCCGGTACTGGTGCTGACCCGCATCCGCCGGGACCCGGAGCTGGACACCTCCGAGCGGTCCAAGATGTCGGCGTACGTGTGGTTCTTCGTGGCCGCGGCCGTGTTCTGGATGATCTACGACCAGGGGGGCTCCACCCTGGCGCTGTTCGCCGACTCCTCGACCGACAACACCGTCCTCGGCTGGGGTTTCCCGGTTTCTTGGTACCAGTCCGTCAACCCCGTCCTGATCATGGCGCTGGCCCCGGTGTTCGCGTTCGTCTGGTTGGCGCTGAACCGGCGGGGCCGGGAGCCGAGCACGATCGTGAAGTTCTCCTTCGGCCTGGTCCTCATCGGCGTCTCCTTCCTGCTCTTCCTGGCGCCGCTCGCCATCGCCGGGAGCGGCGCGCAGGCCGCCGCGGCGTGGATGGTGGCGATCTACTTCGTGCAGACCGTGGCCGAGTTGCTGCTCTCGCCGGTCGGCCTGTCGGTGACGACCAAGATGGCTCCGGCGAAGTACGCCTCGCAGATGATGGGCGTCTGGTTCCTGGCCGTCACGGCGGGCGACGCCACGACCGGACTGCTCTCCCTCGCGGGCGTCGATCTGAACACGTCGGGGGTCGTCGCCGCCGAGGCCGTCCTGGCCCTGGCCGCCGGTGCCGCGATAGGGATGTACCGCAAGCGCGTACGCGCGCTCATGGGCGACGTGCGCTGA
- a CDS encoding peptidase, translating into MSAATLACSVVWLSAPTALAEVVDVDYRCDTPIGERRAVSPIDISAEREGDGYRITMSWQRGVSSSPVELGTGAMSPSATVRVEGADRQTVELTGPVNSAPVPPDTPIRVDDLGGTYRPSGSGEVTLTAGTLTIRALGTTTTCVPAGDPAPALTLDVVAADGGRDPAPEAPAEAAPAGPGLGDELPRTGPGDAVSIVGALGGVALLTGLAGAVWLRVRGRVGPPGG; encoded by the coding sequence GTGTCCGCGGCGACCCTGGCCTGCTCGGTGGTATGGCTGTCCGCCCCGACCGCGCTCGCCGAGGTCGTCGACGTCGACTACCGGTGCGACACGCCCATAGGCGAGCGGCGGGCCGTGTCGCCGATCGACATCTCGGCGGAACGCGAGGGGGACGGCTACCGGATCACCATGTCGTGGCAGAGAGGGGTGTCCTCCAGCCCCGTCGAACTGGGCACGGGGGCGATGAGCCCGAGCGCCACGGTGCGTGTGGAGGGGGCGGACCGCCAGACCGTGGAGCTGACCGGCCCGGTGAACTCCGCGCCGGTCCCCCCGGACACCCCCATCCGCGTCGACGATCTCGGCGGGACCTACCGCCCCTCGGGGTCCGGCGAGGTCACCCTCACGGCGGGGACGCTCACCATCCGGGCGCTGGGCACGACCACGACCTGCGTACCGGCCGGCGACCCCGCTCCCGCGCTGACGCTGGACGTCGTCGCCGCGGACGGCGGCCGGGACCCCGCTCCGGAGGCCCCGGCCGAGGCGGCCCCCGCCGGTCCGGGGCTCGGTGACGAGCTGCCCCGCACCGGCCCCGGGGACGCGGTGTCGATCGTCGGGGCCCTGGGAGGCGTCGCCCTTCTGACCGGCCTGGCGGGCGCGGTGTGGCTGCGCGTCCGCGGGCGGGTCGGGCCGCCCGGCGGCTGA
- a CDS encoding ATP-binding protein, with protein MSTTRPYSPGDRGREPSASGAPARGAPVTRGPGGPTASPAPADGAAAGGGPPEGVAGGLSRGLDLEGASGVVPLARDFTRQALHAWGWLPATTADRRAAAEDVLLVVSELVTNACLHAEGPAGLWISCDRKVIRLEVTDRGTGQPAPRTPHRAGRPGGHGMFIVQRLCLDWGVVRAPGVAGKTVWAELGAPA; from the coding sequence ATGAGCACCACCCGGCCCTACTCGCCGGGCGACCGCGGTCGGGAGCCCAGCGCTTCCGGGGCGCCCGCGCGCGGCGCGCCCGTGACCCGGGGCCCCGGGGGGCCCACCGCGTCGCCGGCGCCCGCGGACGGAGCGGCGGCGGGGGGCGGACCGCCCGAGGGCGTGGCGGGGGGGCTGAGTCGCGGTCTCGATCTGGAGGGTGCCAGCGGAGTCGTGCCGTTGGCCCGCGATTTCACCCGGCAGGCGCTGCACGCGTGGGGATGGCTTCCCGCGACGACCGCCGATCGCCGCGCGGCGGCCGAGGACGTGCTGCTCGTGGTCTCCGAGTTGGTGACCAACGCCTGCCTGCACGCCGAGGGCCCCGCCGGGCTGTGGATCTCCTGTGACCGGAAGGTCATCCGGCTGGAGGTCACCGACCGGGGCACCGGTCAGCCCGCGCCCCGCACCCCGCACCGAGCGGGTCGGCCGGGCGGCCACGGCATGTTCATCGTCCAGCGGCTCTGCCTCGACTGGGGGGTCGTCCGCGCCCCCGGCGTCGCCGGGAAGACGGTCTGGGCGGAACTCGGCGCCCCCGCGTAG
- a CDS encoding STAS domain-containing protein, producing the protein MDRGTVGNAQSGRLLVEVREEGHSAVVAPAGELDHHTADLLREPLEDFLAKGFNRLVVDCGRLEFCDSTGLNVLLGARLKAEAAGGGVHLAAMRPVVARVFEITGAEAVFTVHDTLRDALSDDDSADGPG; encoded by the coding sequence ATGGACCGCGGGACGGTCGGCAACGCACAGTCGGGCCGGCTTCTGGTGGAGGTGCGGGAAGAGGGCCACAGCGCCGTCGTCGCGCCGGCGGGTGAGCTGGATCACCACACCGCCGATCTGCTGCGTGAGCCGCTGGAGGACTTCCTGGCCAAGGGATTCAACCGGCTCGTGGTGGACTGTGGCCGGCTGGAGTTCTGCGACTCCACCGGGCTCAACGTCCTCCTGGGCGCCCGCCTGAAGGCCGAGGCGGCGGGCGGCGGGGTGCACCTGGCGGCGATGAGGCCGGTCGTCGCCCGAGTCTTCGAGATCACGGGGGCGGAGGCCGTCTTCACCGTCCACGACACGCTGCGGGACGCGCTGTCGGACGACGATTCCGCCGACGGCCCCGGCTGA
- a CDS encoding formimidoylglutamate deiminase: MTAPPRVYWLEHGWLGTHVEPGVAVEVADGRFTAVRTDVEAPPSGAEVLRGLTLPGLADVHSHAFHRALRGTVQVGSGTFWTWREVMYAVAERLTPESYHRLARAVYAEMALAGITSVGEFHYVHHAPGGKPYAEPNVMGEALIQAAADAGVRLTLLDACYLSAGFGEPPGRHQLRFHDGTAEDWAERCSGLVDREHARIGAAAHSVRAVPADQLGTVARWAAERGAPLHVHLSEQVAENEACLAAHGRTPARLLADHGVLGPRATAVHGTHLTDADVALLGGSGTGACLCPTTERDLADGIGPASALRRAGSPLSLGSDSHAVVDLFEEARAMELHERLRTRARGHWTAAALLRAATVDGHAALGWGDVGVMESGARADLTTISLDSVRTAGPPPRLGAEIAVFAATAADVRHTVVAGRHVVRDGAHTLVHDVPAELSRAIRALRA; this comes from the coding sequence ATGACCGCCCCGCCGCGCGTCTACTGGCTGGAGCACGGCTGGCTCGGCACCCATGTGGAGCCCGGGGTGGCCGTGGAGGTGGCCGACGGGCGCTTCACGGCGGTCCGCACCGACGTCGAGGCGCCGCCGTCCGGCGCGGAGGTCCTGCGCGGGCTGACGCTTCCGGGGTTGGCCGACGTCCACAGCCACGCCTTCCACCGGGCCCTGCGCGGCACCGTCCAGGTCGGCTCCGGCACCTTCTGGACCTGGCGCGAGGTCATGTACGCCGTCGCCGAACGACTGACCCCGGAGAGCTACCACCGCCTGGCCCGCGCCGTGTACGCGGAGATGGCCCTGGCCGGGATCACCTCGGTGGGGGAGTTCCACTACGTGCACCACGCTCCCGGCGGGAAGCCGTACGCCGAGCCGAACGTCATGGGGGAGGCGTTGATCCAGGCCGCCGCCGACGCCGGCGTCCGCCTCACCCTGCTGGACGCCTGCTATCTGTCCGCCGGCTTCGGCGAGCCCCCTGGGCGTCACCAACTCCGCTTCCACGACGGGACCGCCGAGGACTGGGCGGAGCGCTGCTCCGGTCTGGTGGACCGAGAGCACGCCCGGATCGGGGCTGCGGCGCACTCGGTGCGGGCCGTCCCCGCCGACCAGTTGGGGACGGTGGCCCGCTGGGCCGCGGAACGGGGCGCGCCGCTCCACGTCCACCTGTCCGAGCAGGTCGCCGAGAACGAGGCGTGCCTGGCCGCCCATGGCCGGACGCCGGCCCGGCTCCTCGCCGATCACGGGGTTCTCGGGCCGCGAGCCACGGCGGTGCACGGCACCCACCTCACCGACGCCGACGTCGCCCTGCTCGGCGGCAGCGGGACCGGGGCGTGCCTGTGTCCGACCACGGAACGCGACCTCGCCGACGGCATCGGTCCGGCGAGCGCCCTGCGACGGGCGGGGTCGCCGCTGTCCCTGGGCTCCGACAGCCACGCCGTGGTCGACCTCTTCGAGGAGGCCCGCGCGATGGAACTCCACGAGCGGCTGCGCACCCGCGCCCGCGGCCACTGGACGGCCGCCGCGCTGCTGCGGGCCGCCACCGTCGACGGCCACGCCGCGCTCGGCTGGGGGGACGTCGGAGTCATGGAGTCCGGCGCCCGCGCCGACCTGACCACGATCTCGTTGGACTCGGTCAGGACGGCCGGGCCGCCGCCCCGACTGGGCGCCGAGATCGCCGTGTTCGCGGCGACGGCGGCGGACGTGCGGCACACGGTCGTGGCGGGCAGGCACGTCGTCCGGGACGGGGCGCACACGCTCGTGCACGACGTGCCGGCAGAGCTGTCCCGTGCGATCCGGGCGTTGCGCGCGTGA
- a CDS encoding response regulator transcription factor, whose amino-acid sequence MTRVLLAEDDASISEPLARALRREGYEVEVREDGPTALAAGLQGGIDLVVLDLGLPDMDGLEVARRLRSDGHGVPILVLTARADEVDTVVGLDAGADDYVTKPFRLAELLARVRALLRRGAAEPQQTTSTHGVRIDVESHRAWMGEEELQLTAKEFDLLRVLVRDAGRVVTRDQLMREVWDTTWWSSTKTLDMHISWLRKKLGDDAANPRYIATVRGVGFRFEKS is encoded by the coding sequence ATGACCCGTGTACTGCTCGCCGAGGACGACGCGTCCATCTCCGAGCCTCTGGCCCGCGCCCTGCGGCGCGAGGGGTACGAGGTGGAGGTGCGCGAGGACGGCCCGACCGCGCTGGCCGCGGGCCTTCAGGGCGGCATCGACCTGGTCGTCCTCGATCTCGGACTGCCCGACATGGACGGCCTGGAGGTCGCCCGGCGGTTGCGCTCGGACGGACACGGCGTGCCGATCCTCGTCCTCACCGCGCGTGCCGACGAGGTGGACACCGTGGTGGGTCTGGACGCGGGCGCGGACGACTACGTCACCAAGCCCTTCCGTCTGGCCGAGCTGTTGGCTCGGGTGCGGGCCCTGCTCCGCCGGGGCGCGGCCGAGCCGCAGCAGACGACGTCCACCCACGGCGTCCGCATCGACGTCGAGTCGCACCGGGCCTGGATGGGCGAGGAGGAGCTCCAGCTCACCGCGAAGGAGTTCGACCTGCTGCGGGTGCTGGTCCGCGACGCGGGTCGGGTGGTCACCCGTGACCAGCTGATGCGCGAGGTCTGGGACACCACTTGGTGGTCGTCGACCAAGACCCTGGACATGCACATTTCCTGGCTGCGCAAGAAGCTGGGGGACGACGCGGCCAACCCGCGCTACATCGCCACCGTGCGCGGCGTGGGGTTCCGATTCGAGAAGAGCTGA
- a CDS encoding RNA polymerase sigma factor SigF has product MSPRLDGSPTPRATSTPPPEHLDPIEQHDPAVPDGALLGLPDIPAYDEVAPADARALSKTLFERLESLEEGTHEHAYVRNTLVELNLALVKFAASRFRSRSEPMEDIVQVGTIGLIKAIDRFELSRGVEFPTFAMPTIIGEIKRFFRDTSWSVRVPRRLQELRLDLAKAGDELAQQLDRAPTVQELAERLGLSEDEVVEGMAASNAYTAASLDAQPEEDDAEGALADRIGYEDHGLEGIEYVESLKPLIAELSPRDRKILSFRFVAGMTQSEIGEELGISQMHVSRLLSRTLRRLRKGLTVVD; this is encoded by the coding sequence ATGTCACCCCGGCTCGACGGATCGCCTACCCCCAGAGCGACGTCGACACCCCCTCCGGAACATCTGGATCCCATCGAGCAGCACGATCCCGCCGTCCCGGACGGCGCACTCCTCGGACTCCCGGACATCCCGGCCTACGACGAGGTGGCCCCGGCGGACGCTCGGGCCCTGTCCAAGACCCTCTTCGAGCGCCTGGAGTCGCTGGAGGAAGGCACCCACGAGCACGCCTACGTCCGCAACACGCTCGTGGAGCTGAATCTCGCGCTGGTGAAGTTCGCCGCCTCCCGGTTCCGTTCGCGCAGCGAACCGATGGAGGACATCGTCCAGGTCGGCACCATCGGCCTGATCAAGGCCATCGACCGGTTCGAGTTGTCCCGCGGCGTGGAGTTCCCCACCTTCGCCATGCCGACCATCATCGGCGAGATCAAGCGGTTCTTCCGGGACACCTCGTGGTCGGTGCGCGTCCCGCGCCGGCTCCAGGAGCTCCGGCTCGACCTGGCCAAGGCGGGCGACGAACTGGCCCAGCAGCTCGACCGGGCCCCCACGGTGCAGGAGCTGGCCGAGCGCCTCGGCCTCTCCGAGGACGAGGTCGTGGAGGGCATGGCCGCTTCCAACGCCTACACCGCCGCCTCGCTCGACGCCCAGCCGGAGGAGGACGACGCCGAGGGCGCGCTGGCGGACCGGATCGGCTACGAGGACCACGGGCTGGAGGGCATCGAGTACGTCGAGTCGCTCAAGCCGCTGATCGCCGAGCTCTCGCCCCGGGACCGGAAGATCCTCTCCTTCCGCTTCGTCGCGGGCATGACGCAGTCGGAGATCGGCGAGGAACTGGGGATCTCCCAGATGCACGTCTCCCGCCTGCTGTCCCGCACGCTCAGACGACTGCGCAAGGGCCTGACCGTCGTGGATTGA
- a CDS encoding allantoate amidohydrolase, which produces MSFHGMWAELLPVGRSSATGGYRRFGWTAADAECRAWFVRQAGERGLSQETDRNGNQWAWLGDPARGDAVVTGSHLDSVPDGGAFDGPLGVVSAFAALDELRSRGAVLRRPLGIVNFAEEEGARFGPACLGSRLLTGALDAERARRLTDGDGVTLPRAMEAAGQDPDAIGPDPERLARIGAFVELHVEQGRALELTGDPVGVASAIWPHGRWRFDFRGEANHAGTTRLADRHDPMIGYAETVLAARREAERTGAVATFGKVAVEPNGVNAVPSLVRGWLDARAPAPDTLDTLVGAVERAARRHAAAHGVALDVARESLTPLVDFDHGLRDALVRLLARDADPSRRVPVLGTGAGHDAGVLSGAVPTAMLFVRNPTGVSHSPAEFAAEDDCVAGVLALADVLEGLART; this is translated from the coding sequence GTGAGCTTCCACGGAATGTGGGCGGAGCTTCTCCCGGTCGGCCGTTCCTCCGCCACCGGCGGCTACCGGCGGTTCGGCTGGACCGCCGCAGACGCGGAATGCCGTGCCTGGTTCGTCCGGCAGGCGGGGGAGCGGGGGCTGTCCCAGGAGACGGACCGCAACGGCAACCAGTGGGCCTGGCTCGGCGACCCGGCCCGGGGTGACGCCGTCGTCACCGGATCGCATCTCGACTCGGTGCCGGACGGTGGGGCCTTCGACGGCCCGCTCGGGGTGGTGTCCGCCTTCGCCGCCCTCGACGAACTCCGCTCCCGGGGCGCCGTGCTCCGCAGGCCCCTCGGCATCGTCAACTTCGCCGAGGAGGAGGGGGCCCGCTTCGGTCCGGCCTGCCTGGGGTCCCGGCTTCTCACCGGCGCGCTGGACGCCGAGCGCGCCCGCCGGCTGACCGACGGGGACGGCGTCACCCTCCCCCGGGCGATGGAGGCCGCCGGTCAGGACCCCGACGCCATCGGCCCCGATCCGGAGCGGCTCGCGAGGATCGGGGCCTTCGTCGAACTCCACGTCGAGCAGGGGCGCGCTCTGGAACTCACCGGCGACCCCGTCGGCGTCGCGTCGGCCATCTGGCCGCACGGTCGGTGGCGGTTCGACTTCCGGGGCGAGGCCAACCACGCCGGCACCACCCGCCTGGCCGACCGACACGACCCCATGATCGGTTACGCCGAGACCGTCCTCGCGGCCCGCCGGGAGGCGGAACGGACGGGTGCCGTCGCCACGTTCGGCAAGGTCGCCGTCGAGCCGAACGGCGTCAACGCCGTCCCCTCCCTCGTGCGCGGCTGGCTCGACGCCCGCGCGCCGGCTCCGGACACCCTCGACACCCTCGTCGGCGCCGTGGAGCGGGCCGCCCGGCGCCACGCCGCGGCCCACGGCGTCGCCCTCGACGTGGCACGCGAGTCCCTCACCCCCCTCGTCGACTTCGACCACGGCCTGCGGGACGCGCTGGTCCGCCTCCTGGCCCGGGACGCCGACCCCTCCCGCCGGGTGCCGGTGCTGGGCACCGGGGCCGGACACGACGCCGGAGTCCTCTCCGGGGCGGTCCCGACGGCCATGCTGTTCGTGCGCAACCCCACGGGGGTGTCCCACTCCCCGGCCGAGTTCGCCGCCGAGGACGACTGCGTGGCGGGGGTCCTGGCGCTCGCCGACGTACTGGAAGGACTGGCCCGCACGTGA
- the hutI gene encoding imidazolonepropionase, whose product MSGSTVVTDIGTLVTNDPSLGDGSPLGTVRNAAVVLEGGSVAWVGATTAAPAADRRVDAGGGAVLPGFVDSHSHLLFAGDRTEEFAARMSGRPYSVGGIRTTVAATRAASDERLEATLTRHLAEALRQGTTTLETKSGYGLTVADEARALRVAARHTDEVTFLGAHVVPPELADDPAAYVALVTGEMLDACAPHARWIDVFCERGAFDGDQARAVLAAGRARGLLPRVHANQLSAGPGVRLAVELDAASADHCTHLTDADVDALAHGDTVATLLPGAEFSTRAEWPDARRLLDAGVTVALSTDCNPGSSFTSSVPFCVALAVRDMGMTPDEAVWAATAGGARALRRDDVGRLGPGARADLILLDAPSHVHLAYRPGVPLVRAVWRRGARVV is encoded by the coding sequence TTGAGCGGCAGCACGGTCGTCACCGACATCGGCACCCTCGTCACCAACGACCCGTCACTGGGCGACGGTTCCCCGCTGGGAACCGTGCGGAACGCGGCCGTCGTCCTGGAGGGCGGGAGTGTCGCCTGGGTCGGTGCCACGACCGCGGCGCCCGCCGCCGACCGCCGCGTGGACGCCGGGGGCGGGGCCGTCCTGCCGGGCTTCGTGGACTCGCACTCCCACCTGCTGTTCGCGGGCGACCGCACGGAGGAGTTCGCCGCCCGCATGTCGGGCCGCCCGTACTCGGTCGGCGGTATCCGCACCACCGTGGCGGCCACCCGCGCCGCGAGCGACGAGCGGCTGGAGGCGACTCTCACCCGTCATCTCGCGGAAGCCCTCCGCCAGGGCACGACCACACTGGAGACCAAGTCGGGCTACGGGTTGACCGTCGCCGACGAGGCGCGCGCGCTGCGCGTCGCCGCACGGCACACCGACGAGGTGACCTTCCTCGGCGCCCACGTCGTCCCGCCCGAGCTGGCCGACGACCCCGCCGCCTACGTCGCGCTGGTCACCGGGGAGATGCTCGACGCCTGCGCGCCGCACGCCCGCTGGATCGACGTCTTCTGCGAGCGGGGTGCCTTCGACGGCGACCAGGCCCGCGCCGTCCTCGCCGCCGGCCGGGCCCGGGGCCTCCTGCCACGTGTCCACGCCAACCAGCTCTCGGCCGGGCCCGGGGTCCGTCTCGCGGTCGAGCTCGACGCGGCCAGCGCCGACCACTGCACCCACCTGACCGACGCCGACGTGGACGCCCTGGCACACGGTGACACAGTGGCCACGCTGCTGCCGGGTGCGGAGTTCTCCACCCGGGCCGAGTGGCCCGACGCCCGCCGGCTCCTGGACGCCGGCGTGACCGTCGCACTGTCGACCGACTGCAATCCGGGCTCTTCCTTCACGTCCTCGGTGCCGTTCTGCGTCGCGCTGGCGGTCCGGGACATGGGCATGACGCCCGACGAGGCGGTCTGGGCCGCCACCGCGGGCGGCGCGCGGGCCCTGCGCAGGGACGACGTCGGTCGTCTCGGACCCGGCGCCCGCGCGGACCTGATCCTGCTCGACGCCCCGAGCCACGTCCACCTCGCCTACCGCCCCGGCGTTCCCCTGGTCCGGGCCGTGTGGCGGCGTGGGGCGAGGGTGGTCTGA